agaaagctgtttctattttgccattttttaactaatattgaccttaagacatgccagtctattacatacagtggcaactcaaaaacaaacacaaagacaatgttaagcttcatttaatgaaacatTTAGCTTTCaagtgtgtttgatataatgacaagtgattttctactaccaaattagcaatttaacatgattactcaaggatatgatgttggagtgatggctgctggaaatggggcctgtctagatttgatcaaaaattacttttttcaaatagtgatggtgctgttttatacatcagtaatgtcctgactttgctttgtgatcagctgaatgccactttggtgaattcaagtaccaatttccttccgatacagctaaatctgtacattttcccaaacttttggcctccaatGTATATCGGGGCCTTATTCCTCAGATGGTGTATTTTACATTGTTTGACAACTTTGATGTCTCCTTAATGACCTTTTACTTTCTGGAGTCACAGGTCATTACACTTTATTTTTGTTCTCATTGGACTTCAAATCTcctgaaacaaaaaaatatctttcctTGTAGAACTTGGgatgtgtatatataatttacagGAACTGAGGCTGTATGCCCAAAGATGAAAGTCTTAGTCATGATGTGGCCTTGAATGAGGAAAACACCATGATGTGACCTAAAATGAGGAAAACACCTATTCCATATAGTGGCTGGACCAGGCTGATTGACAAGGAGGaaaaatatgccattttttagtTCTTGGGAACTTTTATTACAAGCTTGTCTTCAGAACAATGCTGTACATGGCTGTAAAAACAATGAACACGTCTGTTTTTTTCAACACTGTTTTTTCTTGCCTAACGGAGACTCAATTAGAAATGAAAAACACAAGCTATTTCACAGAAATTTACATCCAGTAAGATGTATAGTATATTAACATAATACAGAATATAATACAATATGTGAAACATTTTTGTCCTTGTTTGAACAATTGGTCATGATTCAAAAATTTAATATTCATAATGTGAATATATTTATTTCAGATAGGCTTTGTGAGCTGGCATTTTAACAAAATGCATTGTGATTTGTAAGATGGCTGAAACTGGGCTAACTACAGTGGCATAATCATATATAATTGCAATACCAAAATGCCTGCAGGcaatttacatgtatttacagGTAGCATTcaacaagtaaatgtatcttgtttttattttttccacttcAAGAGAACAGTTATACCATTTAACAActtgaaaagctttaaaagaaaatgagCAATATTTGTTTACTGTTGTGAAATATAGTTCTATTTATATTtgaattcaaattttatttttatttaagttttatttagtCCACGGAAATTAGATAAAAGTTTTGTGATCATAGCCTCTgctatttgttttgattttggtcATCAAATGAGTAGAAAGATACATTGTGTAACACCAAGGCAATCAACAAACAGTTCCTAGCATGCCATTGGTGAAAGACATTTTCACAATGTGGCATCCCACCTTCCCCCTCAATGTCTGTCTGAAACCACCAGCAGGGTCATTGTCCAAATTAAATAAACTGACTCACCTCAGGCCAGACCACATTTCATACCAGGAGAACCGACAACACTTTCGTCCTCTATGGGTAATTGACTATATGAACAACAGTCTAGttttacacagtaaaaaaaaaaaaaaaaaacattgtcatttaTAATTCTTCGGAAAACATTTAATTCTTCAACCCTGAACACTGTGTCTGGACACTGATGGTACACAGAAACAGTCGGTGTGAATCAATAAGGTGCCGCATAGAAATAGAGCCAATGTATTTGCTGTGTGAATGTGATTGTTCTTTCAGTTTTTATTcaattagaaatatatatatatatatatataatgtatgtatgtatgtatatatttatatataagatGCCATCATAACAAAATACTAAAATGCTTATTTTGGTACtgtctctcaaaacatttctaAAGTTTTGCTGCCATCTTTTGGATTAGAAAACAACAGCTATATCCTAAGGATTAAACTGCCCCTTACAAATTCTATAACCAATTCACTTTAGATCAGAACACTTTGTTCCAGGTGTTTCACTAGTTTTCCTAACAATCAGACTTTATCGGTATTATCAATAAACAGCTTGTTGTGGGACTGCAGTAGTGATTTACTGACAAAGAACAACCAGGTCAGTTTGATCAGTTGCTGGTTATTCTGTAAGGTTTTCCATATTGATTCCACTcctattgattttgaaaattgtatatacatttacaaacaggttttaatgtgagAATTTCACTTTGGCTGACGATGACAGACCAGTACAAATATTGTATGTGTGTACGTAATTTTTAGATAACTGGCAAAAGACGTAACGTCCTCAATCCTTAACCCAAAACCCAACGGTCAGAACTGATCCGACAGCACGCTCGTGACTTACTTAACCACTGGGTGGTAGTAATGTCACATGAAACCTTTCCACAAACTTTCATTTTTCTGTTCAGTCAGGTAAACTGAGACAAGTTTATGCGAGACTAAATCAGTAAACAAGGTGCTGCCCAGAGGTCAGAGCAGCACACGCTACATTGAAATTCACATTAAGAATTCATTTCAAGATGCATTAGAATTAATGGTGCGTTCAAGTCATGTCGAAATGATCTTTTTACGAGTTGAACGCACATGAACCCCACCACAAAATCGTAATTACGAGTGGGAAATTTGGGATTTTGCTGCCTTCATATGCTATTGGAATTGTTCTACTTCCCACTTCTTAAATTGTAATTAGGAGTACGTcgtgttcacgtgctttgttgtcggaaagaacaggaaacatggacgacgccagTAGGGTTGCCGCTTTTGGCCActaaccacatcctccagagttaatatgcgttattaataaaaaattgtatatcctttcttatatgctaaaatgagaactttcctgacccatgagatatatatatatatatatatatatatatatatatatatatatatatatatatatatatatatatacatcttttatatgtaaaaaatatatttatttttatttttcgattatttttcttctttttcttatttatgtttagattttggttggtttatacgtatttaaaaaaaattataattaaattttttttttatttgtttatttttttccttcacctgtacttgtctttatgactcagtgattgtattcatacattgtttgttcttattgaacatttatatagaaaaacaaaatccagttttagcaccatttgtggactttttagacggtcccttacccaccataggcaaattttccaacttacatCAATGTTATATTAGCGATCTGgcacgatttcaccgtgacgccctctgaccagcttaaatacgggacaaatcgcgtatTGATTCAATCGAATTGACTCGATATGAGACGATCCGGTATTTtatgggatgggtggcaaccctagatgccaggttcattcattcatattttttgaggaactttgattttgacaccataatacatatcactcagcttgctgacgataatggaattttggtcaaatacaaactattttcacggtgtaaaaatgtacaacttgCATAGAACgtttgctgatatacataaataaatatgaccaaaacggcaagtgctaacaattagctgtatttagaaaaatgaacaaaacctgtcattcactacagaagtttcccacttgaacttccgacttcgctgggtcattcatgtgcttgaAACTTGTAATTGCGATATTTCCaagtccacttgaagggcacatttcTTGGGGGTGTGTCAATTTAAGAATCATAGcggaagcaaattgttattggtaataattcagtaattattgactGTGCAGTtcagtttgtatgcatttttgtactgttaatgaagaataacgATAAatcttgccagaaaataagactcatttagctggttgCACAATAATGATAGgtagataaagcattaattacacacctaatgtatGGCTTTGCTCTTTGTATTGTggcattggtgctaaaaaaggCTTCCTGCCTTCActagtaagtaaaaaaaaaagagaaagaaacatgAAATTGAAAAATGGTTCTGTTCTTTCCGagtaaaatcacttgaacgcacattACATCTTTATTTGCGATTTCCAACCTCGTATGaacgaacttcccaggaggacttgaacagACCATAAGTTTATCTCAAGAACCTGAtttacagggggcctgggtagctcagcgagtaaagacactaactaccatccctggagtcgtgagttcgaatccagggtgtgctgagtgacttcagccaggtctcctaagcaaccaaattggcccggttgctagggagggtagagtcacatggggtaacctcctcatggtcactataatgtggttcacatggttgtgcatggatgccgcggaaaataccgtgaagcctccacacgcactcaacaagccacgtgataagatgtgtggattgatggtctcagatgcggaggcaactgagatttgtcctctgccaccacaAGGgcttaaagtgcattgggaattgggcattccaaattggggagaaaaaggggggagagagaaaaaaaaagaacataatttacaatgcttaaaggtgcactcagtaatttttgtttttatataattttagacacctagtggtgtggatgaagcatcattcaaacgcaatagttttcagttacagatgccattgtagaaatgcgctATTCTCAGTTAGCCATAATTCATTTAATTCATTTGTTAAAGTGTTCAGTAACAGagcgattactgagattaagtgagttgtattcagctggtcatgtgatatcctaacatggcagcccccatgaggggccctctccatgcagaataaaacagcttttaaaggttactgatatgactgcagCCTTCATGACTGACTTTGATTTCAAAATTGCtattttctttaggagtaaaactttttttgaggaaacaattactgagtgcacctttaatgtaaattcCGTATGCAATGCAAGAGTATTAAGGGTATGTCAAAAGCTTGTGGAGAGTGCTGCACATTGCAACTGCATAATCCTAATTGCATAAGTCATTGGGCAGGTGAGGGTACAGATGTGAATCTGTGTTTTAGATCCGTGTCTGGGATTTGGCAGCCAGATCTGGCAGTAATGAAGGCCTGAAGCATCTGGTCTGATCTGAATGGCTGAATGGCTACAATGTGAGGTGTGTCCTCTCCCCGGAGACCAGTGAGAATGACGCCCAATTGGATGAGCTATTTGAGGAGGGTGGGGGTGCATGGAAGACTTGACCTGAGCTTGAGGAAGAAGAGGAGAGGCGAAGAACGAGGCAGAGAAGGAGGGTGATTATGCTGTTATTCCCACCACACCACACCCTGCCAGGCTGAGTCTTAGCAAAACACATTATGTTCTACATAAGcatatgtttgtgtttgtcttttacaTTGTACGTGGAACAGCTGCACACTGGAGTCTTTATACTTGAATGTGGCACAACAAAATCCACAAAATATAGTTAAAAGTTCAGAGATAATCGTCAGTATTtcacattaaattaaattgtccTAATTATGAAAAAGTGAGACCCTGTAGTTTTTAGAAACCTAAATAGTGTTCAGGGGAACATGTTCTAACATTATATGAACAGCTGCTTAACTCACTTCTTCCAGCATTTTTCATTCCTCCACCACAacatcctctttttttctccaaaatgtgAAATGAACTTCAAGTTTAAATAGAGTCTTGTGTAAAGCAAAACAGGATATATTCTTAAAGTGAAATATTACAAAAACTGGCACCTGTACTAAAATCACAATGACAGactatatacaggtatatataggTAAAACATgtcgtttaataaaaaaaaaaaagtccctttaAATGAAAAGTAACTTATTAAAGTATAAAATTAGGCTTCACAGACTCTTAAAGTGGTTCTGCAAAGTGCTCGATACAGATGCCCTTAAATGAattgtcattaaatatcagtacAATTCGTCTCTTTTAAGACAGATATGGAAAAAAAGGCTTGAAAATGTCTTTGAAAATGCTCTGCTTCCTTCACTTATGAAACAATCCTTATCTTGTGAAATGATAATGAAACAAGAAATAATTCTAATCCAAAATCTCATTTATGTGTctacaaaatatacagtaatgataatgCTATGTAAAGCTATTCTGTGGCCACTAAGTCAGTGGTGTGAGGGgcatttaaaattgtgtttaaaacatTGGTAAGGACAACGCCAGTAAAGAGGACATTACAACATATATAAAGTAATCCTCCATCAGTTTCTACCACTCCTTTATTCCTCCCCTTCTCATTTCAACAGTGCCACCATTTTTTCCTTTCAGAGACACATGTCTGCTGTTAACTTATATAAATAAACAGATATTTAATAAGCTGCCAGTTGAAAGGAGTGAGACTGTTCTTTTGGCTTTGTTCTGTCAGGCATACAAATCGactcatttgcatttaattaatcattagttgtcataaaatacatttaaaaagtcaaTCTTTATGACTTGTgtcaaaatagaaatgaaatcaCAAAGGCTATAATCAGAGCCAGCTAAACAGCACTTGTCAATTAACTAACAACAAAATCtacatttaaggaatagttcgaCCAAAAAGgataattctcccatcatttactcacccttatgtcgtctcaaacttgtatgactttctttcttccacagaacacaaacaaacacattttgatgaagatataaggtgttttgtccatacaatgtaagtgaatagtgaccaaattttcaagctccaaaaaggacttaacggcagcataaaagtaatccataaacctccagtggtttaatcaatgtcttctaatgtgatccaattgattttgggtgagaacagaccaaagtatGACTCCTTAAATCTTGACataagcagtctccttggcaatcatgatttcaagcttgattacacttccaatAGGGgaatctagcactctgcacatgtgtcaagcactaggaaatgtaatctaGCTTGAAagcatgatcgtgcctagagactgcaatgcaagatgtacagtgaaaaaagagttacattttgttctgttctcacccgattagatcacttaagaagacatggattaaatcactggagtttaatggattacctttatgatgactttatgtcctttttggagcttgaaaatttggtcaccattcacttgcattgtatggacatcatacatcagACATCATATATCCAATAAaatacctttgtttgtgttctgcggaagaaagtcatacaagtatgagatgacatgagggtgagtaaacgataagataattatcatttttgggtgaactattcctttaaaacatgagTTAAGTTACCATTTCTTACAGTGCATAAAGGGGTCACTCAATAAATCTTGTATGTCTGATTAATTCAAATGAATCTTTTAACCATTGTCATTTCACATTTCAATGGATTATGCATTTAAACCTGAAGACAACAGAAAAGTGTGCAATTCAGAGATGTGACTGTCAATGCAAATGCAATTTTCTAACCATCAATGAGTTTACTCAGCCTCATTGAGGTGCAATAATATTTTGCCAGTCAGAGCCCCGACAAACTATTGGCCATCCTTCACTTAAGTATTCAAACCTGGAGATGGTCAGGTGCAAATTCATTGGCCCAGTGTCAGGCCAAGAAATTATCCTGGGGCAGCGGTGGGATTCTACCCCAACAAAGTAGAGGAAGGTATAAGAACAAAGTCTTCTTGGATCTGGAATCTTCTCTAGGACCTCCTATCTCCATTTTTGGTCTTGAGAACAACTAGAATCACCATAACAGGGATTAGGCATATGGGGGTCATGACTAGGGCAAGAACGATGCTGGGAGGGGGGTCTCTCAGTCCCTCTGTGGGACACTCTAGAAAATATTTGGAGTGGATATCCACAAATGTGCGTTCAACAAAATTGTTAGGCCAGGGAAGCAGCAAACAGTCCGCAATAGACTCGGTACACACAGTGAAATTGTTGTAGGCACTGCCAGAGAGACAGAAGGAGTAAGAGAGTCACCAATTACTATCAAACACATATAAAGCTACAGAGtttaaggggtagttcacccaaatatcaaaattctgtcatcatttactgatccTTACTCATGTTTTTCCAATCCAAAACCGTactatgtctttctttcttccattgaacacaaaaggggatgttagaCAGAAAGACACCTCAATCACcgatcactttcattgcatggaaaatgaTGTGTCAAAGAcatgttccgcagaagaaagaaagtcatgtgggtttggaacaacataatagtaaggaaattaaattattattatttttttttccatttttgggtgaactatccctttaaaggaatgtttcaggttcattacaagtaaagctcaatcgacagcatttgtggtataatgttgattaccacaaataaaataaattaaaattcaactcgtccctccttttcttaaaaaaaaaaaaaaaaattgaggttacaggaaagcacttacaatgaaagtgaatggggccaatttttggaggggttaaaggcagaaatgtgaagtttataattttataaaagcacacattagttcttctgttaaaacttatttgTTTAAATCTTTGTATTTATGGTGGTTTAAAGGGTTTTAGAGTTTACAGCATTATATAGtcttggcaacgaagttgtaaaattatatataactttatacagaaaaggttagtaagtgattttatcacattaaaatcttgttaacatgcatattgtttatgtcttgtgtctatacttttgaaacagtgagtatttaaacatttacagatttgtcccattcacttccattgtaagtgctttttttttttttttttttttttttttttttaataaaatgagggacgagtcaaagtaaatttttgtggtaatcaacattatgccacaaatgctgtcgactgagcttaacttacaTTGAATCCGgattctggaatattccttaagtaTGGCATTTTATAACTCATAAGAATGTACCTTTTTACTCGTTCCAATGAACACCAGTTGGTACTGTTTATGGACTCCATAGCattatcaaaattaattttacacAATGAAACCAGGGTTTCATAGCATCCTTGAGGTGTCCAATCATTGCTCACACAAAACGAACAGTACATGTTACAGATGGTCTTGTTAGCACAGTCTGGAAGATGTGAATGAAATGAATCAAAAAAGTAGTCATGTATCTTACAGGTGTCACAGCCTAGCTGTCAATGGTTactttcaatacatttttaaataaaggaattttaaaaaataacatttttttgaTTATGGCAACAAATATGCATACATACCgaatgtttttctctctccatgGCCAAGatctaaaatatacaaataagaaagtaaataattacagatatAAGCCTTCATAAATGAATGTATCATAAATGCAAAACGTGCATACAATGTGTGTCCATATACGGCAATGAAATCCACTGGAAAATAacgaataaataataaaacttattttaaattcATCAGAAGAGTGCAAAAATAGAAATCCTATTAGATAAACCTTTGCTACCATGTTGGTGCAGCTTGAATTCACAGATGTCTACTGTAGTGTCTCTATCATCTGAACAGAAGTTAAATCGACGCACACAAAACTTACCACAGAGAATAGAAAGTAAGACGCCAAAGAAGCCGAACGATGACCTCATATCAAAGCAACGAGCGTTGGCGAGCTGGTCTCACCCCGCCGCTGAGTGTGCCTGAACTTTTACACCGAAGAACGCGAGGCATAACAGGAAACGCGACAGGGTGGAAGAGAGCGATGATGCGCCGTCACCAC
This portion of the Myxocyprinus asiaticus isolate MX2 ecotype Aquarium Trade chromosome 14, UBuf_Myxa_2, whole genome shotgun sequence genome encodes:
- the LOC127451126 gene encoding receptor activity-modifying protein 1-like isoform X2 — protein: MAEEVHHPVCLCLLVTTLQTLVPNGQKHTVRQTVSTPPTEVHSTTYIRADLGHGERKTFDCANKTICNMYCSFCVSNDWTPQGCYETLVSLCKINFDNAMESINSTNWCSLERVKSAYNNFTVCTESIADCLLLPWPNNFVERTFVDIHSKYFLECPTEGLRDPPPSIVLALVMTPICLIPVMVILVVLKTKNGDRRS
- the LOC127451126 gene encoding receptor activity-modifying protein 1-like isoform X1, with translation MTMANICYKPASKLVGTILFWVCLCLLVTTLQTLVPNGQKHTVRQTVSTPPTEVHSTTYIRADLGHGERKTFDCANKTICNMYCSFCVSNDWTPQGCYETLVSLCKINFDNAMESINSTNWCSLERVKSAYNNFTVCTESIADCLLLPWPNNFVERTFVDIHSKYFLECPTEGLRDPPPSIVLALVMTPICLIPVMVILVVLKTKNGDRRS
- the LOC127451126 gene encoding receptor activity-modifying protein 1-like isoform X3, translated to MRSSFGFFGVLLSILCDLGHGERKTFDCANKTICNMYCSFCVSNDWTPQGCYETLVSLCKINFDNAMESINSTNWCSLERVKSAYNNFTVCTESIADCLLLPWPNNFVERTFVDIHSKYFLECPTEGLRDPPPSIVLALVMTPICLIPVMVILVVLKTKNGDRRS